In Puntigrus tetrazona isolate hp1 chromosome 15, ASM1883169v1, whole genome shotgun sequence, the DNA window gtatgtaaccatggttcctcgaAGGAACAAGACACTGCGTCTCATAACCACACTTCCGACATCCCTGCCAGTGCGTGCTTCATGACAGAAGCTGAAGCTGGCTGCAATCCACGGGTTTATTTGTTTCATGGCCACTGACGATATCCGCCCATGTTGTCTCGTCCATCCTTTGGACTGATTGCACATACCATTCAGAGCATGGTCTCGCTGGAGGCATGCAGCGTCTCGTTCCTtcgaggaaccatggttacatatgtaacctgGAGACGTTTCCTgtcttttttgatttttatgtgattttatgtttttattttcttttcactcAGGTTTTATTACTCACTAAACTAATGGCTAGTAGAATACCATTACTTGTGATTACTGtgatttttcattattttttattactaagtgtaaaaacaaaaaacacttcagTAAATCTCAGACCAACATGctatatgaaaaatgaaaccCTGCTTCACAAATTCAAACAgggataaataaatattatttgaatcaGACATCAGGGgtgttattaaagaaaataaacattccaacaaaatatattaaaagatgaCAGTGAAAGCTGTGGGTGCTCAAAAATTACTTCATCATGGGATCAGTAATTGAAAATGCAATCATTACAATAGAGACATTTGAAATGAGCAGGAATTATAAAATAGTGAGTCCATTAACACGGTTATTTTGTGTTGTAAGTGAAAGGCCTGagcatgcagtttttatttggtcaatttaaaaaaacaaaagatatttcagtcattttgaaataCTCACAGTTGGCACAGATCTGTTTTTAAGCACTTTTCGAAATATGTCTTTGATTTCTgctgtgtttaaaacataaattatggGATTTAGCGTTGGTGGAATAGCATAAGCCAGAGATGTGCTGATTACTCTGGCATTGGGTGTGAGAGAAAGCAAGAGCTGCAAAAGATATGTGCAGAATAGGGGTAGAAAAAATGTTCCTACTAACAACAAGTGGGAAACACAAGTCTTCAGAGCTTTTAATCGTCCCTCCCAAGTTGTAATTCTGATTAAAGCAAGGAGAATGCCCATGTATGACAGCATTATAAGCAGTAAGGGAGCTATAAGGTATAGAGATGTGATAAGAAATGCCATAATCTTATTAATGCTAATGTCATTACATGCCAACCTATACACTGGTCCATGATCACAAAAATAACTCTGTATCCTATTAGATTCACAGAAAGAAAGTCGGGTGATAAAAGACACCATCAAGGCCACAATAGTAGTATTAAATGCCCatattgctgaaaaaaaagctaaaaccaTACTTGTATTGTTCACAATTGTATGATATCTTAAGGGCAAACAAATTGCAATGAAACGATCATATGCCAGAACAACAAGAGTGAAACTCTGCATAGAActgaagagaaacacaaaaaacatgttagctAAACAAGCATTGTAGGAGATGTACTGTGAGTCAAACAGAAAAGTCTTCATCATGTTAGGAATCAGTGCATTAGTTTCACCAATATCAGCCAAGGCCAAGTTAAACACACCAATGTATTTTGGACTGTgcagacttctttcaaaagctATAATAAGAAGAACTATAGAGTTCCCAATCATagtaagaaaatatgtaaaaataaaaaatatagtagtAATTGCTGTAAGGTTCACCTGAAAATCCAATGATGAAAAAGTATTCAGGACGAACAAATGAGATATTACGGAaaacttgcatttaaagaacTCATGGCAGCAAGCTGAAAATAGAAATTACCACAAAGACATAAGCAAAATCttagaaatttacaaaattatcATATAACGCATTTACCAACTATTTtcacatgtaaaatatataacattgtGTACATTTGTTGcataatatttgaaatacatacCTGCAAACACAACTTTAGAGTGACTTGACTGTTTGAACTGACTTttgaactgctttaaattatttaaactcagATCAGCGGTCGTCCTCTTTATTCTGTAATGCTGCAAATGTTATCGGATGTCTGtctatatcttaaatatatcttCTGATTCATCTCTTGAGAGCTTTCAGACAATGATGTAACAGACAGTGATTTAATACTTTcggatttttgttttgtttcaaggCACTTCTTTATGGTCAATAATAATCCAGTAACAATAGACTGatgctaattttttttccataaacctaaaataagtgatttttatttttatttattttattattattattattatttattattatattatttatccctctataatttaaattaaactatatttGTTCTGttctaaaatacatattatttttgtgcCTAACAAAATGTTCGTTCATCTCGTTCTGGGATGTAATTAgaacaatataacatttttaacacaaataaatTTAACACATACAGTTCCTCAATTTTATGTCTGTCGTATTTACAACAATGGTTGAGAAAAGGGGGGATTCTTTGCTTCAGTAAAATGACATCACTTGAAGCTCACTCCTTGCGGCAATGGCCCGTTGGTCGCAGCAGGCTCAGGCTCTTTGTCAGTGGTGTGCTCAGGCATCCACTCCAaaataatacctagaatatcaaaatcgattTCAGGCTGGAAGATCTTTTTCCTATCTAGGAAACTCaaacccaaactctggaacaatcacTCTGtaagtttaaatctagattaaagacacatctacACATAACACTAAtatgcttctattattcaaatccgttaaagtaTTGTTATGCTGCACTAATTAGATCAGTCGGAACTGGgaactcctcataaaacaccaTGTACTCATTACATcgtaaaaaaaaggcatttacgctaatattagtctgtttctttctcattctgtttctcagccTTTACACAAACtgacaaagctgcatttaaaattgaactggaaattaagtgctgaccatccagccagaggagaactggccccaactgagcctggtttctgccaagatttctttttcttttattctgtatggatggggttttggttccttgccactgtcgcctctggcttgcttagttggggcacTTACTTTCTAGCATTTAgcaatttgattacagagaccgcaCACTgtatctgcatttaataaaaaaattgttcaatctcattatcattgtattctcctatttactgttcagtgctttgatataatctgtattgttaaaagcgctatataaataaaagtgattgattgctTGATTGATTGGTCTCTGCTgcatatattaatttttgtaaagtaCACCTGTTCAAGATGAGACAGCAGAAAGAGCAtcatgtgtgttttctttattttaaaaaagcatgttttgttgatattgtgaGTGCACACAAATATAGGTTTTACATCTATGAGCAAAAATGATAGCTTagccactgaaaaaaatgcaagtgaTCTTCAATGCCCGGCAATGCAtgctttagttttttctctCCACACAAACTTAGATATAGCACACATCTATCTATATActtgaactgttttatttttatagattttattttagccaAGTCGTGATGATTTGAGAAGGCTTAAATAATCAAATGCAGGCCATGATCAGCTCACTGTCTACCTCTGGCTGCTTGGTCATTACTGTAAAAAGCTAATATATAACGAACAAAAAAATgctccaaactttttttttttaaatgagctaaCCTATATTAATAGCTGAATCACTAGAGGCTTAATCTGTGGCTTTTGCAGGGCTCTGGCTTTCCCAAACTTGTCCACGTTTAGTGCAGAAccatgcattattaatttataatgtaacaatattcatattatttaattgcacCATCCAATAGAGGTTTGGTACTGTGCTAACACAATGCCACAACTAATAGTCCATTAAGCAGCTATTGTGAGACCttgaattaatataatatttctgattaatattttttgctctATTTACTTATATGGCAGGTAGCCCCatatatgtctttttttcatcaCAGTATGCTGACTACACTAGCCTTGCTGAACATACATCTTGTAACTCTGTTCCCTACAGCAAacaatagataaatatatatatatatatatatatatatatatatatatatatatatatatatatatatatatatatatatatatatatataaaagatattttgataagATATCTgtataatttcaaaatgttaatgaGGTGATCAAATAGAAATCAACACTTATTAATTCTAATGGAGAGGTTTTACCTTAAATGATAAGACAAATTACAGTTAATATTTGTGGaaataaagactttttcatTTGCAGACAATTGCAGACAATCTGTTTATCAATAAACAGAATTTGGAATTaatgcaaataagaaaaaataaacttggTTCAAACATCAGACATCATTATAGACAGAAAATATCAGCAAATTAGACCAGCATGCATCAGAATAGACTCCTGGATTACAAAttgaaatacatattataaaataataatacaataagatTTTTCGTAATTATTAACTGCTTTTATCAATTGAATTAAACCTTtatttgttaagaaaaaaactgttattacaatcattttgaaatgttgtCTCTAGATGGTGTAgacttgtttttaaacaattttctcataatatcttttatttcagctgtgttTAAGACATAAATAATAGGATTTAACATTGGTGGAACAGCATATGCCAAAGACGTACAGATGACCCTTGCATTGGGAGGAAGAGAAAGCATGAATGCAGCAATGTATGCACAGGATATGGGGAGGAAATAACTCCCTACTAATAGCAGATGAGAAACACAGGTCTTCAGAGCTTTTAAACGACTTTCCCAAgttgtaattttgtttaaagCAAGAAAAATGCCCAGGTATGACAGGATTATAATGATCATTGGTATTACAAGGTATAATGTTGTGATAATGATTCCCATAAACCTATTAATCGTATTGTCATTACATGCCATCCTATACACTGGTCCGTGATCACAAAAATAACTCTGTATCTCATTGGTCTCGCAGAATGAAAGTCGGGTGATCAAAGACACCATCAAGGCTATAACAGAAGAATTAAATGCCCAGTTTGCTGAAAGAATTAAAGTCATATTCGCATTGTTTACAAGAGCATGATATCTTAACGGCAAACAAATTGCAATCAAACGATCATATGCCAGAACAACAAGAGTGAAACTTTGCATAGTACTAAAGAGgaacacaaaaaacatgttcACTAAACAAGCATTGTAGGAGATGTATCGTGAGTCGAACAGAAAAGTCTTCATCATGTTAGGAATCAGTGCATTAGTTTCACCAATATCAGCCAAGGCCAAGTTAAACACACCAATGTACTTTGGGCTGTgcagatttctttcaaaagcaataatGAGAAGCACTACAGAATTCCcaattatagtaataaaatacgtaataaataagaaaatatagtAGTAACTACTGTACGGTATACCTGAAAGTCCAATGATGAAAAAGTATTCTGGACGAACAATGGACATATTCTGGGTAaaacttgcatttaaagaattCATTGCAGCTTTGCGATTGATGTTTTGAGCAAGCTGGAAAGAAATGACCACAAAGACATatgcaaaatatgaaatttacaTTGTCGTTACAtgcttttaacaaatattttcagatatgtaaaaaatacctttaaaagttttaaagttttagagTCAGTGCACTAAATGTGTCTGAgctgatttaaattaaatgaccctattctctctctttattcttTGATCATTAGCCATCTGTGTCACTAAAATCCCTATATATCTTCTGTTTCGTCTCTTGAGAACGTTCAGCTTGTGGTAAATGATGAGGTTTCTATAGAAATATACCAGTATGCAACCAATAATTACAACTGCTCTCTGTGTTGTTATTTGTGGACCATCATATTGCAGTAATAATTAATGGGATTAATGTAGTCTATTATGTGATGCACTAGATGATAGTGAAAGACATGGCAGTTATGTCGCTGAGAGTGTGAGGGTAAAAACTGTTATCATTATATCAAAGGTGCGCTGTCATTTTTAGGTGATCAACCAGTCAAGGCAGGCTGGTTTTAGACCGGCCTTAACTGGACAGGCTTTGAAGACCAGCTAAAAGCATCCTGAACAGGCTGGGAGAACAGCTGAAACCAACCTGACCAGCCTAGCTAAAGCCTAAACCAGCTAATACCAGCCAACCAGATGGTTTtggctggggttttttttcagcagggctAATAGTTGTCACCTTACTTACCCAGTTGATTTAGTATATGgataattcaaaacattttttgtactACAAGTTTTCCAAAATGTTAGGTTTAAATATCCAAATGAGGCATTACTTAAATGAAATATGCcctaataaaagtattttcaaattcttgtttttttatgttgtaattttttttgacatattagtcaaatgtttttacagaagTAATTTTGGAATCTAATTTTTCTCATCATAAATAATCAAGAAAATGATATATGAAGAAACAGGGGGGCCACAAGCACTAAACAGCGCTGTGAGATCAGCAGAAAAACATTGTGTGGAACGGTACAGTCAGAAGGCTTTTCAAATAGACATTGTTTACCATGGATTTACCGCAGTAACACAAACTGCATCATGGTATCGTTGCAGAAATGTGGgatatttatatcaaatttagtttattaatgtAGACAtgcattaattgtattaaaggAGTAAAGGAATGTAAgtatgtgtacatttatattaaatgtaacctATTGTTTTTCATACAAATTGGGTATCTAGAAACCAAATAGATGCAGTATTTAGATGTTATGTGTGGTTTTAACTCTGGTTActattatgtaaatgtactatgtaaaaacattttagaatatatgtATTGTAGTTGAAATCGGTTGatacagataaataaacactataaaaagaaacacttaacagtgtcttttgcatgttttcttttcactAATCTGAAAAATTTGATTACAAGATTGATTtaattgagcaaaaaaaaacaggaatacaacaaatacataaacaatttTAGCAAACAATATTAGCAAACCT includes these proteins:
- the LOC122359243 gene encoding olfactory receptor 1M1-like; its protein translation is MNSLNASFTQNMSIVRPEYFFIIGLSGIPYSSYYYIFLFITYFITIIGNSVVLLIIAFERNLHSPKYIGVFNLALADIGETNALIPNMMKTFLFDSRYISYNACLVNMFFVFLFSTMQSFTLVVLAYDRLIAICLPLRYHALVNNANMTLILSANWAFNSSVIALMVSLITRLSFCETNEIQSYFCDHGPVYRMACNDNTINRFMGIIITTLYLVIPMIIIILSYLGIFLALNKITTWESRLKALKTCVSHLLLVGSYFLPISCAYIAAFMLSLPPNARVICTSLAYAVPPMLNPIIYVLNTAEIKDIMRKLFKNKSTPSRDNISK